The Candidatus Paceibacterota bacterium genome has a window encoding:
- a CDS encoding cupin domain-containing protein yields MKKNSSKKVIVRNVGDVRSTEDVCGMVKKITTAEDLAEASIAVATIKSPTVPHYHERSAEFYYVLKGKGKILTGYQDFEIRKGTIVVIPRRIAHFTIPRETMEVIVFSAIHAWESKDQIVLGERDEDVLFSPFKERMELIDELLARNGLDYHEDGDRDENKEIEQKRRRFISQKKLDSIPIAEFRKMLSVDR; encoded by the coding sequence TTGAAAAAAAATTCAAGCAAAAAGGTTATCGTCAGGAATGTCGGTGATGTAAGATCGACCGAGGATGTATGCGGAATGGTAAAGAAAATAACCACAGCGGAGGATCTTGCCGAGGCGAGCATCGCGGTGGCGACGATCAAAAGTCCGACCGTGCCGCACTATCACGAAAGATCCGCCGAATTCTATTATGTTCTGAAGGGAAAAGGAAAGATCCTGACAGGTTATCAGGATTTTGAGATCAGGAAAGGGACGATAGTTGTCATTCCTCGGCGCATTGCGCATTTCACGATCCCGAGAGAAACGATGGAAGTGATCGTGTTTTCGGCGATCCATGCATGGGAAAGCAAAGATCAGATCGTTCTTGGAGAAAGAGACGAGGATGTTCTCTTCTCGCCGTTCAAAGAAAGGATGGAACTGATCGATGAATTGCTCGCGCGAAACGGACTTGATTATCATGAAGACGGGGATAGAGATGAGAACAAGGAGATCGAACAAAAAAGGAGGAGATTCATTTCGCAAAAGAAATTGGACAGCATTCCGATCGCGGAATTCAGGAAAATGCTTTCCGTAGACAGATAA